In Carassius carassius chromosome 2, fCarCar2.1, whole genome shotgun sequence, the DNA window CAAACTGCCCAAACGACGGAACGACGTCTAcgtcaacatgaaaacagacttcAAGGCCCAGCTGGCGAGGTGTCAGAAACTTCTGGACGCTAACAGGGAAATCTGCATCCATGGTCTGGGACTGGCTATCAACCGGGCCATTAACATTGCCCTGCAGCTCCAGACGTCCAGCCAGGGTGCGCTGCAGCTGGCAGCCAACACATCCACCGTGGAGCTCATAGATGATCTGGAGCCCGAGGATCCGGACGAGGCGGGAGAGCCGCTTACACGCACCCGTAATAACTCCGCAATCCACATCAAGGTGTTTTATCCCAACCCATAGAGCCATTATCAGTATTAGCATAATAAATGACAACTTCAAAGACTTCATAAACATTCATGTAAAGTTCGTGGTGTGTATGAGTTGTTTAAAGGCGATGCCCGTTTTATTTTGTATGACTTCTGTTCTGGTTCAGCCTGAAGCTAAAACTCTGAAGTCTTGCACTGGCTttgcttatttattaattaattgctgTGGTGTTCTTGAATGTTTTGCATTTGAAAAACAAGAAGTAGAAAGGAAATTTGCCATGTATGTTTTTCCATGTTCAGAAACCGAAATCTGTAATTGTTTTCTTGTGTACAGTAAACTCATAACCAAAAGATCATGCAGCAGTTGTGAATTAAAGCTCAGTTTAATGGAGAGTTAAAATACATTGTTAGACCTACCTGCTGTTTTTTCCTCTTCTTGTATTTATAGTTACAGCATATGTTAAGGATAATTACATTTATGTATGttatttcatagtaataataatagtaaatgctttaataaacattatatgattataaataacaataatataatttaaaaataaaaaataatacctcAAATAAATACTAGGATAATAATGACAGATTGACAAGGGTCTGCTTTCACCTGCTAAACTGCATATCGCTAATCTCAAGTCTGTGGCTATAACATGGGGCACAAATGTCATCATAATTGCaatttatattacttaatgtGTGGTAAATGGAGATGGCATGTTAGCAAGGTTGGGATGTACAACTAAGCATAATTATTACTCAAAGATGATCTTGGTTTGCCAGAGGGTTTATGTCTGATGGCTGATCAGTCATAGATCAGATCTTTTTTCAATAAGTAAACTGGATCAAAATGTTTGTCTAGCCGTTTATGACCAAACTAAAAGAACAGACATATTGGTGGCAAGTATGGTGAAAAGGAATGACACAAAagattgttaaaaaatatttagtggTGTGACTAAATTCCTTCAGTGGAAACGTGACAAAAATGCAGTACTTATTTTATAATCCAGTTCATTCTTGGGCATACTGTATGCgtagttcaaaaaaaaaatacttgttttCAAATCTAATTCTTCAAAAATTCACATTGGAAACACATGTATTTACAGAATTGCGAGCAGTGTATTGACATTCTCAGCAGAGATGCTtcataagacaaaaataaaaacttcctGTCTCCTTGTTTTTACAGTTCTATTTtttacctaataataataataataatactttgtaTTTGAGTACCAAACAACAATGTGATGAAAGAACCACACAACAGCAaaataacaggaaaaaaaacatcGACAAATATACTTTGTTGCATCTAGACAGAAACtgattgacagaaaaaaaaaaaaactggctattaacgaaaaacacaaacaagatatacaaaaaaaaaaagagaaaaaatatgtcAACCTTACATTCATTTCCCATAGGCAAATATGCAGCATCGTGCGTGAAGTGGAAGCAGGCCAGGATGTTCGTCAAACACACACTAATCAATATTTTTCCTGGCAGCGGCGTTATCTGCATAAGACCGCGTAATTCAGACATGAGCCAGCACAGCCTCATCAGGTCTCACGAAAGCTTCCAATTCCCCCGACACAAGCAGCAATCTAGTCCTGCTTCCTGTTCACCCCAACTGACCCGTAAGAATCCAGCATTACAACCTTCCTCCACTGTTGCTTGAAACGGTCCCTGCAGCATTCACAAAAGtcgcacacatacagacacacacttaacactgaaatgaatataaaacctacagtgcataattaatattgataAATAGTTTTCTCTATCAACATTTCAATGTTTGGAGGTGCTTGAGACTGAAGAGAGGTCTTCACTTGAACAGCTTCAGAAAAGAATCTGCAAAAGCCAGTGATTCCAGCTCTAAGAAATATATCATCtatataaataatgacaaatttcATAAGCAGtacaaaaccatttttaagaaTCTCAGATAAACCTTAATAGTTGAGTTGAGCAAGTGCCATCAGTCATATGGGGTAAGAGGAGTGATTTCTTGAGTTTTATGATTGCATCTTGATGATTTTGGCAGGTAACGCAGATGAGTTTGCAAATGctcaacacacacagagagtaggGTGCTTAGTATTCTGAGGGGATGTCTTCTTTTCCCTTtgtgattaaatctttgaaagtgCTATAACTCCCAGTCATTCAAACTTGGCCACATATCCTTTGTAATAGCCCATATCCTGCCTCCTGATATGAGGAGCTCCAATTAGTTTGGGCCTTGCCCAGAATTGTCTATCAGCTGACACCTTGATGGCAGACAGGTGCATTGGCAACCAGAAGACGCACTTTTCCACGCAGGAAGTTGATGTGGACCTGAAACAGCTCGGAGATCGAGGATACTTTCTGCATCTCTTTGTCTTCTCCAACATTGGTTGGAGGTACATATTCCTGAGAGAAAGTTTGAAATGAGTTAAAAGAGTAAATATGCAGTGTAACTAACATTCTGTAACAGCTTTATGTTTTTGACACACATATTCATGCTTTTAAATTTGTATTGGctgaagaaaaacagaaaaattacTGGTAATTTTATGCTGGAACATTTTCCATTAAGTTTCCTTTAATTTTCAGAattaaaat includes these proteins:
- the LOC132103208 gene encoding ribonuclease P protein subunit p20-like produces the protein MAEQRSPVSASVPHSPMVLPTPEGSTLEMDPVEYTLRKRLPRKLPKRRNDVYVNMKTDFKAQLARCQKLLDANREICIHGLGLAINRAINIALQLQTSSQGALQLAANTSTVELIDDLEPEDPDEAGEPLTRTRNNSAIHIKVFYPNP